TATCATAAAGGCCCGCGTGCAGATGATGCGCGATTTAGGACCTGCAATCAGCCCGTTCAATTCATTTTTATTCATACAAGGTTTGGAAACACTCGCGCTACGGATGGAGCGGCACAGTGCCAACGGGATGAAAGTCGCTAATTTCCTTAAGAATCATCCGAAAGTCAGTTGGGTTGTTTATCCCGGTCTTGAAAGTGATCCGAACCATGAGGCAGCAAAGAAATACCACAAACGCGGACTTTACGGAGCGATTGTCGGTTTTGGCATCAAGTCCGGCTATGAGGGAGCGCTTAAGTTTATCGATAAATTACAGCTTTTCTCGCTCCTTGCCAACGTGGGGGATGCTAAATCGCTCGTGATTCATCCATCCAGCACAACACATCAGCAGCTTAGTGTTGATGAGCAGGCTGCGGCAGGCGTTACTCCGGATTTTATCCGTCTTTCGGTTGGACTCGAAGATATTAATGACATATTGGAAGACCTCGACCAAGCGCTCAGTGCCAGTTAATAGCATGGCAGCATTAAATCCAAAGGAAAGCAAGGCTTCTCCAGAAAGCCATGCCGC
This region of bacterium genomic DNA includes:
- a CDS encoding PLP-dependent transferase, with the protein product IIKARVQMMRDLGPAISPFNSFLFIQGLETLALRMERHSANGMKVANFLKNHPKVSWVVYPGLESDPNHEAAKKYHKRGLYGAIVGFGIKSGYEGALKFIDKLQLFSLLANVGDAKSLVIHPSSTTHQQLSVDEQAAAGVTPDFIRLSVGLEDINDILEDLDQALSAS